The Oncorhynchus masou masou isolate Uvic2021 chromosome 6, UVic_Omas_1.1, whole genome shotgun sequence genome has a window encoding:
- the LOC135541563 gene encoding zinc finger and SCAN domain-containing protein 22-like — protein sequence MSKMQLLQDYLNERLTAVAVEMFGAVENTIAEYQEEISRSNEEIERLRRLLDLVFQPDIQRPDTQQLILPVPEEEVLAEKQHCEQEWSPSLGQEDPEPTQIKEEQEEFGTSQEEEQLQGLESDIKEFIFSLPCVKSDYDQDPPQPLYLYQNQTVENRGGDSLPPKTTEDIKTELDGEGYGVYEPNNELNPLSPVNSDHSAAHIGNSGNGVDSGGLMSQLQPLKSKTTWTNKVQSSMKTREASELKAPLRAAHSGERPHSCPVCRKCFLKISILKTHQRIHTGEKPYCCNVCGKSFREKRTLTSHRLTHSGEKPYQCKECGKCFSQKKILTIHMRTHTGEKPYQCKECGKCFTHSGSQAAHLRIHTGERPYKCPMCVKCFRTASHLKRHQRSHRGEQPHC from the exons ATGTCTAAAATGCAGCTGTTGCAGGATTATCTAAACGAGCGATTAACAGCGGTGGCTGTTGAGATGTTTGGGGCTGTGGAAAATACCATAGCAGAGTACCAGGAAGAAATTTCCCGTTCAAATGAGGAGATCGAACGTCTACGGAGGCTGCTGGATTTGGTTTTCCAACCCGACATACAGAGACCAG ACACCCAGCAGCTCATTCTCCCTGTCCCTGAAGAGGAGGTTCTTGCTGAGAAGCAGCACTGTGAGCAGGAGTGGAGCCCCAGTCTGGGCCAGGAGGACCCAGAGCCCACTCAGAttaaagaggaacaggaggagttTGGGACCagtcaggaggaagagcagcttcaGGGGCTGGAATCTGATATAAAAGAGTTCATATTCTCTCTTCCCTGTGTGAAAAGTGACTATGATCAGGACCCTCCTCAGCCCTTATATCTTTACCAAAACCAGACAGTGGAAAACAGAGGGGGAGACTCTCTTCCCCCCAAAAcaactgaagacatcaaaacagaACTTGATGGGGAGGGCTATGGAGTATATGAACCAAACAATGAATTAAATCCCCTTTCTCCAGTAAATTCAGATCATTCTGCAGCTCATATTGGGAACAGTGGCAATGGGGTGGACAGTGGAGGACTAATGTCACAGTTACAGCCACTCAAATCAAAGACAACATGGACAAATAAAGTACAAAGCTCTATGAAGACCAGGGAAGCCAGTGAGTTGAAAGCTCCATTGAGGGCGGCTCACTCAGGGGAGAGACCACACAGTTGTCCCGTCTGCAGGAAATGCTTTCTGAAAATTAGCATTTTAAAAACACATCAGAGAATTCACACTGGGGAGAAACCATATTGTTGCAATGTATGTGGCAAGAGTTTCAGAGAGAAGAGAACCCTGACCAGTCACAGGCTGACTCACTCAGGGGAGAAACCATATCAAtgcaaagaatgtggcaaatgTTTCAGTCAAAAGAAAATCCTGACCATACATATGAGGacgcacactggagagaaaccgtaTCAGTGCAAAGAATGTGGTAAATGCTTCACTCACAGTGGATCCCAAGCAGCACATTTGAGGATTCATACAGGGGAGAGACCATATAAGTGCCCTATGTGTGTGAAATGCTTCAGAACAGCAAGTCATCTAAAACGGCACCAGCGAAGTCACAGAGGAGAACAACCACATTgttga